A single candidate division SR1 bacterium Aalborg_AAW-1 DNA region contains:
- a CDS encoding putative rhodanese-related sulfurtransferase: MHHRTHYHLITFYKFVDIHDPLTEVKKHLNFCTDIGMKGRIYIGNEGISATATCNNGQLAAYKLFLKNNPYFFDLEDQIDTKSSPVDKHMFHKMIVKYRQEIVALGTTITEQAYKRSLQELTDQELKEVIDNNNKDWVILDMRNSYEYKLGHFKHAIPAGTINFREVENLLDDYKNQFKDKKVLMYCTGGIRCDKLSVMLKEKGIDNFYALQGGVVQYVNKHNDGNWLGNLYTFDGVISKKVGDEDTHTTIGKCIYSDLETNNCENCRYSPCNARIIARKKQYKRHGGFCSQECFDKANQDGLVKNDSFDDFNYKALRGDVKAGLLQQAEFIRMVQQHLDEFVVDKHFPHTTSQKEELVDKEYLAQWFQENEWLKNSR; this comes from the coding sequence ATGCATCATCGCACTCATTATCATCTTATTACATTCTACAAATTCGTCGACATTCATGATCCACTAACAGAAGTAAAAAAACATCTTAATTTCTGTACTGATATTGGTATGAAGTGACGTATTTATATAGGAAACGAGGGAATCAGTGCTACTGCTACTTGTAATAATGGACAGTTAGCAGCTTATAAACTCTTTTTGAAAAATAATCCTTATTTTTTTGATCTAGAAGATCAAATCGATACAAAATCTTCTCCTGTAGATAAGCATATGTTTCATAAGATGATCGTAAAATATCGTCAGGAAATTGTAGCTTTATGAACAACCATTACTGAACAAGCATACAAAAGATCTCTCCAAGAACTTACTGATCAAGAACTCAAAGAAGTGATTGATAACAACAACAAAGATTGGGTGATACTCGACATGAGAAATAGTTATGAATATAAACTAGGACATTTTAAACATGCTATTCCTGCAGGCACTATCAACTTTCGTGAAGTGGAAAACCTGTTAGATGACTATAAAAATCAATTTAAGGACAAAAAAGTACTCATGTACTGTACCTGAGGTATCAGATGTGATAAATTATCAGTCATGCTTAAAGAAAAAGGAATCGATAATTTCTACGCGCTTCAAGGATGAGTTGTACAATACGTCAATAAACACAATGATGGTAACTGGCTTGGAAATCTGTATACCTTTGATGGAGTTATTAGTAAAAAAGTAGGAGATGAAGATACTCATACTACCATAGGGAAATGTATCTATTCTGACCTAGAAACAAATAATTGTGAGAATTGTAGGTATAGTCCTTGTAATGCACGCATTATCGCAAGAAAAAAACAATATAAAAGACATGGCTGATTTTGTTCACAAGAGTGTTTTGATAAAGCAAATCAAGATGGATTAGTAAAAAATGATAGTTTTGACGATTTCAATTATAAGGCATTACGTTGAGATGTAAAAGCTTGATTACTTCAACAAGCGGAGTTTATTAGAATGGTACAACAACATTTAGATGAATTTGTCGTCGACAAACACTTTCCACATACAACAAGCCAAAAAGAAGAATTAGTTGATAAAGAATATCTTGCTCAATGGTTTCAAGAGAATGAATGGTTAAAAAACAGTAGATAA
- the tuf gene encoding Elongation factor Tu yields MAEKIHVNVGTIGHVDHGKTTLTAAICQVSGERGLGKKMSYADIDNAPEEKARGITINARHVEYETATRHYAHIDCPGHADYVKNMIVGAAQMDGAILVCAATDGPMPQTREHILLARQVNVPAVLVFLNKCDMVDDEDMIELVEEEIRDLLAAQGFNRDCPIIRGSALKASENPSDFDGAAKPIVDLLDAIDSFFPDPVRDTDKTFLMPVEDVFSIKGRGTVVTGRIETGTIKVNDEVEIVGLGAEPRTTVVTGVEMFHKSFPQADAGMNVGLLLRGIQKEDVERGQVLAKPGTAKTSAKFEGEIYVLKKEEGGRHTPFMTGYRPQFFIRTADVTGSVSLKAGTEMIMPGDNSKIDVELIYPVAISEGMRFAIREGGRTVGAGVVTAVL; encoded by the coding sequence ATGGCTGAAAAAATTCACGTAAATGTAGGTACTATTGGTCACGTAGATCATGGTAAAACAACTCTTACTGCTGCTATTTGCCAGGTTTCTGGTGAAAGAGGTTTAGGTAAAAAAATGAGTTATGCTGATATCGATAACGCTCCTGAAGAAAAAGCAAGAGGTATTACTATCAACGCAAGACACGTTGAATATGAAACTGCTACAAGACATTATGCTCATATTGATTGTCCTGGACACGCCGACTATGTTAAAAACATGATTGTTGGTGCTGCGCAAATGGATGGTGCAATTCTTGTATGTGCTGCTACTGATGGACCTATGCCTCAAACAAGAGAGCATATCCTTCTTGCTAGACAAGTAAATGTTCCTGCTGTATTGGTATTCTTGAATAAGTGTGATATGGTAGATGATGAAGATATGATTGAGCTTGTTGAAGAAGAAATTAGAGATCTTCTTGCTGCTCAAGGATTTAATAGAGATTGTCCTATTATTAGAGGATCTGCATTGAAAGCTTCAGAAAATCCATCTGATTTTGATGGTGCTGCTAAGCCTATCGTTGATCTTCTTGATGCAATTGATTCATTCTTTCCAGATCCTGTGAGAGATACTGATAAAACATTCCTTATGCCAGTTGAGGATGTATTCTCTATTAAGGGTAGAGGTACTGTAGTTACTGGAAGAATTGAAACAGGAACTATTAAGGTGAATGATGAAGTTGAAATTGTTGGTCTTGGTGCAGAACCTAGAACTACTGTTGTTACTGGAGTAGAAATGTTCCACAAATCATTCCCACAAGCTGATGCAGGTATGAATGTTGGACTTCTCTTGAGAGGTATTCAAAAAGAAGATGTTGAAAGAGGTCAAGTGCTTGCAAAACCAGGTACTGCTAAAACTTCTGCTAAGTTTGAAGGTGAGATTTATGTATTGAAAAAAGAAGAAGGAGGAAGACATACTCCATTTATGACTTGATATAGACCACAGTTCTTTATTAGAACTGCTGATGTTACTGGAAGTGTTTCTCTTAAGGCTGGTACAGAAATGATTATGCCTGGAGATAACTCAAAGATCGATGTAGAACTTATTTATCCAGTTGCTATTAGCGAAGGAATGAGATTTGCGATTCGTGAAGGAGGAAGAACTGTTGGTGCTGGAGTTGTTACAGCAGTATTGTAA
- the rpsJ gene encoding 30S ribosomal protein S10 yields MIVIVSMTGSTTPKLRIKLRSYDVKMLEASIGKVVSLLSKSGATIVGPVPMPKKRRLYTVQKNSFVNKSSREQFERITYSRLIDVTEVGPKTMEYMQNIIIPVGVLVDVKVY; encoded by the coding sequence ATGATTGTTATTGTTTCTATGACTTGATCTACTACTCCTAAATTAAGAATAAAATTGAGAAGTTATGATGTAAAAATGCTAGAAGCTTCTATTGGGAAGGTTGTTTCTCTTCTTTCAAAGTCTGGGGCAACTATTGTTTGACCTGTTCCAATGCCTAAAAAAAGAAGATTATATACTGTTCAAAAAAACTCATTTGTAAACAAGTCTTCTAGAGAACAATTCGAAAGAATTACTTATTCTAGATTGATTGATGTTACTGAGGTTGGGCCAAAAACTATGGAATATATGCAGAATATTATTATTCCTGTTGGTGTTCTAGTTGATGTAAAAGTATACTAG
- the rplC gene encoding 50S ribosomal protein L3 — protein MFVQGGLIVKKKEMTSVPVNEKLTAVTIVEVVPQKVIRHKTQEKDGYTALVVGIVGKNDTYLKQKEFNISPELLESFPVGYVFDETLFDDGSMIAVQGVSKGKGYAGPIKRYGMAGMPHTHGHKFRRSGGSKGNRKPRRGFKGHPHAGHMGTDTVTLKNIPVLQKMSFENKKIIVLKGSLPGAFNSYLSLYK, from the coding sequence ATGTTTGTTCAGTGATGACTTATTGTTAAAAAGAAGGAAATGACTAGTGTTCCTGTTAATGAAAAACTCACAGCAGTAACAATTGTTGAAGTTGTTCCTCAAAAAGTTATTAGACATAAAACACAAGAGAAGGATTGATATACAGCCCTTGTTGTTGGTATTGTTGGTAAAAATGATACGTACCTCAAACAAAAGGAATTTAATATTTCTCCTGAATTATTGGAGTCTTTCCCTGTGTGATATGTTTTTGATGAAACATTGTTTGATGATGGTTCTATGATCGCTGTTCAAGGTGTCTCTAAGGGTAAAGGATATGCTGGACCTATTAAAAGATATGGAATGGCTGGTATGCCACATACTCATGGACATAAATTTAGAAGATCTGGTTGATCAAAAGGAAATAGAAAACCAAGAAGATGATTTAAAGGACATCCTCATGCTGGACATATGGGAACTGATACTGTTACTTTGAAAAACATACCTGTTCTCCAAAAAATGTCATTTGAAAATAAAAAGATTATCGTATTAAAAGGATCTTTGCCTGGTGCGTTTAATTCTTATCTTTCGTTATATAAGTAG